One window of the Alligator mississippiensis isolate rAllMis1 chromosome 5, rAllMis1, whole genome shotgun sequence genome contains the following:
- the LOC102568208 gene encoding complement factor H isoform X1, producing the protein MTLLRYMVIQILWAYSSQAEVPVCEHPPEVDFGDILSGEKSEYVESDRVQYCCYPGYTLAGSEWITCNGGSWTQLPKCLAPCTITKQQLEEKNLFLRNNRRRTVIVLSAQTVEFSCSKDYNLTVPAVRTCVDGNIHFPLCIPQTGKKCGRPPAIDNGDITMFSQKDYASGSSVEYKCQHFYTLDGQNTSFCNNGNWTTPPVCVEPCAVSVTEMESHDIELSKRSKGKQYIPHGDFVEFKCKLGYAPPALLSTSDFTVQCYSGNISYPQCHKEITCTPPTILNGGVMVPWRLYKENEQIQFNCDIGFKFNERSDAVCTEDGWRPAPLCIEVTCDPPKVADGSFVPSKTIYREEDVITVDCKRGFHFDSFSGNTAQCTKNGWIPVPKCVLRPCDYPQVENIELSGYYQSNREQAFPAKIGSSTYYRCANGYVTATEENWVLIRCTRDGWDPAPKCIKLCSVPDLENGGTGYWHWKKFKEGETISYSCHRGYIPENQQDRIMCAKDGWSPTPRCISELTCPVDNLENGRFHLSFGKTYHLNDRITYSCNSENDRENQQRTVTCTKNGWWPTPRCIPGNICKKVEIIHGYFTEKKDIFNLNDETTYRCVIGYTTPDGNETGNIRCIRTGWSPSPGCSRTSG; encoded by the exons TGCCAGTATGTGAACATCCCCCTGAAGTGGATTTTGGTGACATTCTAAGTGGTGAAAAATCAGAATATGTGGAAAGTGACAGAGTACAGTACTGCTGCTACCCTGGGTACACGCTGGCTGGATCTGAATGGATAACATGTAATGGAGGAAGTTGGACCCAACTGCCAAAATGTCTAG CTCCATGCACTATCactaagcagcagctggaggagaaaaatCTGTTCCTACGCAATAACCGAAGACGTACAGTTATAGTTCTGAGTGCTCAAACAGTGGAGTTTTCCTGCAGCAAAGACTATAACCTCACTGTTCCTGCTGTCAGGACGTGTGTTGATGGAAATATTCATTTTCCACTGTGTATCCCAC AGACTGGGAAGAAATGTGGACGTCCACCTGCTATTGATAATGGAGATATAACTATGTTTTCCCAGAAAGATTATGCCTCTGGGTCCTCCGTGGAATACAAATGCCAACATTTTTACACATTGGATGGACAAAATACATCTTTCTGTAACAATGGAAACTGGACAACCCCACCAGTCTGTGTGG AGCCATGTGCTGTCAGTGTGACAGAAATGGAAAGCCATGACATAGAGCTGAGTAAGAGGTCAAAAGGAAAACAGTACATCCCCCATGGAGATTTTGTTGAGTTTAAGTGCAAACTGGGGTATGCACCTCCTGCCCTGTTGTCTACTTCTGATTTTACTGTGCAATGCTATTCAGGCAATATTTCTTATCCCCAATGCCATAAAG AAATAACATGCACCCCACCAACTATTCTGAATGGAGGGGTAATGGTTCCATGGAGACTTTACAAGGAGAATGAACAAATACAATTTAACTGTGATATAGGATTTAAGTTCAATGAAAGATCAGATGCAGTATGTACTGAAGATGGATGGAGACCAGCCCCATTATGTATAG AAGTTACATGTGATCCTCCAAAAGTGGCTGATGGTAGTTTTGTCCCTTCAAAGACAATATACAGAGAAGAGGATGTAATCACAGTGGATTGCAAGCGTGGATTTCACTTTGACTCATTCAGTGGGAACACAGCTCAATGCACCAAGAATGGCTGGATACCTGTTCCAAAATGTGTCT TGCGACCTTGTGACTACCCACAGGTAGAAAATATTGAATTAAGTGGCTATTATCAAAGCAACAGAGAACAAGCCTTTCCAGCAAAGATAGGGTCATCAACGTACTACAGGTGTGCCAATGGTTATGTAACTGCAACTGAGGAAAATTGGGTTTTAATCAGATGTACAAGAGATGGCTGGGATCCTGCACCAAAATGTATAA AATTATGTTCTGTCCCAGATTTGGAAAATGGTGGTACCGGCTATTGGCATTGGAAAAAATTCAAAGAAGGTGAAACAATTTCATATTCATGTCACCGGGGCTATATCCCTGAAAATCAGCAAGACAGGATTATGTGCGCTAAGGATGGCTGGTCGCCTACTCCAAGATGTATCTCTGAGC TAACCTGTCCTGTGGATAATTTGGAAAATGGCAGATTCCACTTAAGTTTTGGGAAAACATATCACTTAAATGACAGAATTACCTATTCATGTAATTCAGAGAACGACCGTGAGAATCAGCAACGCACTGTTACATGCACCAAGAACGGTTGGTGGCCTACTCCAAGGTGTATCCCTGGCA ACATATGTAAAAAAGTAGAGATAATTCATGGGTATTTCACAGAAAAGAAGGACATATTTAACTTAAATGACGAAACAACGTATAGATGTGTCATTGGTTACACAACTCCAGATGGAAATGAAACAGGAAATATACGGTGCATTCGTACAGGGTGGAGCCCTTCCCCAGGATGTAGCA
- the LOC102568208 gene encoding complement factor H-related protein 3 isoform X3, with the protein MTLLRYMVIQILWAYSSQAEVPVCEHPPEVDFGDILSGEKSEYVESDRVQYCCYPGYTLAGSEWITCNGGSWTQLPKCLETGKKCGRPPAIDNGDITMFSQKDYASGSSVEYKCQHFYTLDGQNTSFCNNGNWTTPPVCVEPCAVSVTEMESHDIELSKRSKGKQYIPHGDFVEFKCKLGYAPPALLSTSDFTVQCYSGNISYPQCHKEITCTPPTILNGGVMVPWRLYKENEQIQFNCDIGFKFNERSDAVCTEDGWRPAPLCIEVTCDPPKVADGSFVPSKTIYREEDVITVDCKRGFHFDSFSGNTAQCTKNGWIPVPKCVLRPCDYPQVENIELSGYYQSNREQAFPAKIGSSTYYRCANGYVTATEENWVLIRCTRDGWDPAPKCIKLCSVPDLENGGTGYWHWKKFKEGETISYSCHRGYIPENQQDRIMCAKDGWSPTPRCISELTCPVDNLENGRFHLSFGKTYHLNDRITYSCNSENDRENQQRTVTCTKNGWWPTPRCIPGNICKKVEIIHGYFTEKKDIFNLNDETTYRCVIGYTTPDGNETGNIRCIRTGWSPSPGCSRTSG; encoded by the exons TGCCAGTATGTGAACATCCCCCTGAAGTGGATTTTGGTGACATTCTAAGTGGTGAAAAATCAGAATATGTGGAAAGTGACAGAGTACAGTACTGCTGCTACCCTGGGTACACGCTGGCTGGATCTGAATGGATAACATGTAATGGAGGAAGTTGGACCCAACTGCCAAAATGTCTAG AGACTGGGAAGAAATGTGGACGTCCACCTGCTATTGATAATGGAGATATAACTATGTTTTCCCAGAAAGATTATGCCTCTGGGTCCTCCGTGGAATACAAATGCCAACATTTTTACACATTGGATGGACAAAATACATCTTTCTGTAACAATGGAAACTGGACAACCCCACCAGTCTGTGTGG AGCCATGTGCTGTCAGTGTGACAGAAATGGAAAGCCATGACATAGAGCTGAGTAAGAGGTCAAAAGGAAAACAGTACATCCCCCATGGAGATTTTGTTGAGTTTAAGTGCAAACTGGGGTATGCACCTCCTGCCCTGTTGTCTACTTCTGATTTTACTGTGCAATGCTATTCAGGCAATATTTCTTATCCCCAATGCCATAAAG AAATAACATGCACCCCACCAACTATTCTGAATGGAGGGGTAATGGTTCCATGGAGACTTTACAAGGAGAATGAACAAATACAATTTAACTGTGATATAGGATTTAAGTTCAATGAAAGATCAGATGCAGTATGTACTGAAGATGGATGGAGACCAGCCCCATTATGTATAG AAGTTACATGTGATCCTCCAAAAGTGGCTGATGGTAGTTTTGTCCCTTCAAAGACAATATACAGAGAAGAGGATGTAATCACAGTGGATTGCAAGCGTGGATTTCACTTTGACTCATTCAGTGGGAACACAGCTCAATGCACCAAGAATGGCTGGATACCTGTTCCAAAATGTGTCT TGCGACCTTGTGACTACCCACAGGTAGAAAATATTGAATTAAGTGGCTATTATCAAAGCAACAGAGAACAAGCCTTTCCAGCAAAGATAGGGTCATCAACGTACTACAGGTGTGCCAATGGTTATGTAACTGCAACTGAGGAAAATTGGGTTTTAATCAGATGTACAAGAGATGGCTGGGATCCTGCACCAAAATGTATAA AATTATGTTCTGTCCCAGATTTGGAAAATGGTGGTACCGGCTATTGGCATTGGAAAAAATTCAAAGAAGGTGAAACAATTTCATATTCATGTCACCGGGGCTATATCCCTGAAAATCAGCAAGACAGGATTATGTGCGCTAAGGATGGCTGGTCGCCTACTCCAAGATGTATCTCTGAGC TAACCTGTCCTGTGGATAATTTGGAAAATGGCAGATTCCACTTAAGTTTTGGGAAAACATATCACTTAAATGACAGAATTACCTATTCATGTAATTCAGAGAACGACCGTGAGAATCAGCAACGCACTGTTACATGCACCAAGAACGGTTGGTGGCCTACTCCAAGGTGTATCCCTGGCA ACATATGTAAAAAAGTAGAGATAATTCATGGGTATTTCACAGAAAAGAAGGACATATTTAACTTAAATGACGAAACAACGTATAGATGTGTCATTGGTTACACAACTCCAGATGGAAATGAAACAGGAAATATACGGTGCATTCGTACAGGGTGGAGCCCTTCCCCAGGATGTAGCA
- the LOC102568208 gene encoding complement factor H-related protein 3 isoform X2, with product MTLLRYMVIQILWAYSSQAEVPVCEHPPEVDFGDILSGEKSEYVESDRVQYCCYPGYTLAGSEWITCNGGSWTQLPKCLAPCTITKQQLEEKNLFLRNNRRRTVIVLSAQTVEFSCSKDYNLTVPAVRTCVDGNIHFPLCIPQTGKKCGRPPAIDNGDITMFSQKDYASGSSVEYKCQHFYTLDGQNTSFCNNGNWTTPPVCVEPCAVSVTEMESHDIELSKRSKGKQYIPHGDFVEFKCKLGYAPPALLSTSDFTVQCYSGNISYPQCHKEITCTPPTILNGGVMVPWRLYKENEQIQFNCDIGFKFNERSDAVCTEDGWRPAPLCIEVTCDPPKVADGSFVPSKTIYREEDVITVDCKRGFHFDSFSGNTAQCTKNGWIPVPKCVLRPCDYPQVENIELSGYYQSNREQAFPAKIGSSTYYRCANGYVTATEENWVLIRCTRDGWDPAPKCIKLCSVPDLENGGTGYWHWKKFKEGETISYSCHRGYIPENQQDRIMCAKDGWSPTPRCISELTCPVDNLENGRFHLSFGKTYHLNDRITYSCNSENDRENQQRTVTCTKNGWWPTPRCIPGRTSG from the exons TGCCAGTATGTGAACATCCCCCTGAAGTGGATTTTGGTGACATTCTAAGTGGTGAAAAATCAGAATATGTGGAAAGTGACAGAGTACAGTACTGCTGCTACCCTGGGTACACGCTGGCTGGATCTGAATGGATAACATGTAATGGAGGAAGTTGGACCCAACTGCCAAAATGTCTAG CTCCATGCACTATCactaagcagcagctggaggagaaaaatCTGTTCCTACGCAATAACCGAAGACGTACAGTTATAGTTCTGAGTGCTCAAACAGTGGAGTTTTCCTGCAGCAAAGACTATAACCTCACTGTTCCTGCTGTCAGGACGTGTGTTGATGGAAATATTCATTTTCCACTGTGTATCCCAC AGACTGGGAAGAAATGTGGACGTCCACCTGCTATTGATAATGGAGATATAACTATGTTTTCCCAGAAAGATTATGCCTCTGGGTCCTCCGTGGAATACAAATGCCAACATTTTTACACATTGGATGGACAAAATACATCTTTCTGTAACAATGGAAACTGGACAACCCCACCAGTCTGTGTGG AGCCATGTGCTGTCAGTGTGACAGAAATGGAAAGCCATGACATAGAGCTGAGTAAGAGGTCAAAAGGAAAACAGTACATCCCCCATGGAGATTTTGTTGAGTTTAAGTGCAAACTGGGGTATGCACCTCCTGCCCTGTTGTCTACTTCTGATTTTACTGTGCAATGCTATTCAGGCAATATTTCTTATCCCCAATGCCATAAAG AAATAACATGCACCCCACCAACTATTCTGAATGGAGGGGTAATGGTTCCATGGAGACTTTACAAGGAGAATGAACAAATACAATTTAACTGTGATATAGGATTTAAGTTCAATGAAAGATCAGATGCAGTATGTACTGAAGATGGATGGAGACCAGCCCCATTATGTATAG AAGTTACATGTGATCCTCCAAAAGTGGCTGATGGTAGTTTTGTCCCTTCAAAGACAATATACAGAGAAGAGGATGTAATCACAGTGGATTGCAAGCGTGGATTTCACTTTGACTCATTCAGTGGGAACACAGCTCAATGCACCAAGAATGGCTGGATACCTGTTCCAAAATGTGTCT TGCGACCTTGTGACTACCCACAGGTAGAAAATATTGAATTAAGTGGCTATTATCAAAGCAACAGAGAACAAGCCTTTCCAGCAAAGATAGGGTCATCAACGTACTACAGGTGTGCCAATGGTTATGTAACTGCAACTGAGGAAAATTGGGTTTTAATCAGATGTACAAGAGATGGCTGGGATCCTGCACCAAAATGTATAA AATTATGTTCTGTCCCAGATTTGGAAAATGGTGGTACCGGCTATTGGCATTGGAAAAAATTCAAAGAAGGTGAAACAATTTCATATTCATGTCACCGGGGCTATATCCCTGAAAATCAGCAAGACAGGATTATGTGCGCTAAGGATGGCTGGTCGCCTACTCCAAGATGTATCTCTGAGC TAACCTGTCCTGTGGATAATTTGGAAAATGGCAGATTCCACTTAAGTTTTGGGAAAACATATCACTTAAATGACAGAATTACCTATTCATGTAATTCAGAGAACGACCGTGAGAATCAGCAACGCACTGTTACATGCACCAAGAACGGTTGGTGGCCTACTCCAAGGTGTATCCCTGGCA